A window of the Chloroflexota bacterium genome harbors these coding sequences:
- a CDS encoding HAMP domain-containing protein, which translates to MTHSFRFRLLLAFALVIAVVIGTVSLFVARSAAGRIHEYQLQSNETRSARMQSVLSRYYAGRGEWAGIQPFVEQMGTLYGQRIIVVDSSGVVVADSHHGFVGSRPDPRWSGRVLPIRPPPMPGGAREPGTLYINPESASEADSISVQSLANSINRFLLWGGLLAVGLAMVFTTFLSRRISAPLRALTSAARRVGQGDFSQRVDIRGKDEVAELARTFNSMANDLTRAEKLRRNLVADAAHELRTPLSNIRGYLEAVRDGLMQPDASTLHSVYEEVLLLSKLIEELQELSLADAGELKLFRQPEDISELIQKVAGAVQAAIKAKGLSLTVDLADGLPLCHIDSHRIGQVLRNLLDNAVAHTPEGGAIAVTAVEQGNWVEVAVADTGEGIPPEDLPNIFERFYRVDKSRARATGGSGLGLTIAKRLVEAHGGKIGVQSEPGKGSCFAFTVSRAEQASSALGDMEA; encoded by the coding sequence ATGACCCACTCTTTTCGGTTTCGCCTCCTGCTGGCTTTTGCACTGGTGATAGCCGTAGTCATTGGCACGGTGTCCCTTTTCGTTGCCCGTAGCGCAGCAGGCAGAATCCATGAGTACCAGCTACAGAGCAATGAGACGCGCTCAGCCAGGATGCAGTCGGTGCTGTCCCGCTACTATGCGGGGAGGGGGGAATGGGCCGGTATTCAGCCTTTTGTAGAGCAGATGGGAACGCTCTACGGACAGCGCATTATTGTGGTCGACAGCAGCGGCGTGGTGGTCGCTGACTCCCACCACGGTTTTGTCGGCAGTCGTCCGGACCCGCGCTGGTCGGGCAGGGTTCTGCCAATACGACCCCCACCGATGCCAGGCGGAGCCAGGGAACCCGGCACTCTCTACATCAACCCCGAATCTGCTTCTGAGGCTGACTCCATCTCTGTTCAGAGCCTGGCCAACTCAATAAACCGTTTTCTCCTCTGGGGTGGACTTCTGGCCGTTGGTCTGGCTATGGTGTTCACCACCTTCCTGTCCCGTCGAATTTCGGCTCCTCTTCGCGCTCTTACCTCGGCGGCCAGGCGGGTGGGCCAGGGGGACTTCTCCCAGAGAGTCGATATCCGCGGCAAGGACGAGGTGGCAGAGCTGGCCCGGACATTCAACTCCATGGCCAACGACCTGACTCGGGCTGAAAAACTTCGGCGCAATCTCGTAGCCGACGCCGCTCACGAGCTAAGAACCCCTCTTTCTAACATCCGCGGCTATCTAGAGGCTGTTCGCGATGGGCTCATGCAGCCCGATGCCTCAACACTCCACTCTGTCTATGAAGAGGTCCTTCTTCTCTCAAAGCTCATCGAGGAACTCCAGGAGCTGTCGCTGGCGGACGCCGGCGAACTGAAGCTGTTTCGCCAGCCAGAAGACATCTCTGAGCTGATTCAGAAGGTAGCGGGTGCCGTGCAAGCGGCAATCAAGGCTAAAGGACTGTCCCTCACCGTTGACCTGGCCGATGGACTCCCTCTTTGCCATATAGATTCCCACCGGATTGGTCAGGTCTTGCGCAACCTTCTGGACAATGCGGTAGCCCATACACCAGAAGGTGGCGCCATTGCCGTAACCGCCGTGGAACAGGGTAACTGGGTAGAGGTGGCCGTGGCCGACACGGGCGAGGGCATCCCACCGGAGGACTTGCCCAACATCTTTGAGCGGTTTTACCGGGTAGATAAGTCTCGTGCCAGGGCGACAGGGGGCAGCGGCCTGGGGCTCACCATCGCCAAGCGCCTCGTGGAAGCCCACGGCGGCAAGATTGGGGTTCAGAGCGAGCCGGGAAAGGGCAGCTGTTTCGCATTCACCGTTTCCCGGGCTGAGCAGGCTTCTTCAGCCCTGGGCGATATGGAGGCATAA
- a CDS encoding response regulator transcription factor, translating into MAGKRILVVDDDAKTVELVKLYLSRDGYKVLTAYDGIEALRLARESRPDLIVLDLMLPGLDGLQVCRTLRRESDVPIIMLTAKTAEEDRLVGLDLGADDYVTKPFSPKELAARVRAVLRRLPEEALQRGPVEITHGELTVNFLTHEASLAGKPLNLTPIEFRLLGVLMREPEKVFSRAELIDKVFGYDFEGFDRTVDVHIRNLRRKLGADPDHPRYIKTVYGAGYRFGGGVR; encoded by the coding sequence ATGGCTGGCAAAAGGATTCTGGTGGTCGATGATGATGCCAAGACCGTGGAGTTGGTGAAGCTGTACCTGAGCAGGGATGGCTACAAGGTCCTCACCGCCTACGATGGGATTGAGGCGTTGCGCCTGGCGCGGGAGAGCCGTCCTGACCTCATTGTTCTTGACCTGATGCTGCCCGGACTAGATGGTCTCCAGGTGTGTCGCACCCTCAGGAGGGAGTCGGATGTGCCCATCATCATGCTTACGGCCAAGACTGCTGAGGAGGACAGGCTAGTCGGTCTAGACCTGGGGGCGGATGACTATGTGACCAAGCCCTTCAGCCCCAAGGAACTGGCAGCTAGAGTGCGAGCCGTCCTGCGGCGTCTTCCTGAGGAGGCGCTTCAGCGTGGGCCCGTAGAGATAACCCATGGCGAACTCACGGTGAACTTCCTCACACATGAGGCATCCCTTGCCGGTAAGCCACTGAACCTCACCCCCATAGAATTCAGGTTGCTGGGGGTCCTGATGAGGGAACCGGAGAAGGTTTTCAGTCGGGCAGAGTTAATTGACAAGGTCTTCGGATATGATTTCGAAGGCTTCGACCGCACGGTGGATGTCCATATCCGTAACCTGCGCAGGAAGCTGGGGGCGGACCCTGACCATCCCAGGTACATCAAGACGGTGTACGGAGCAGGTTACAGATTTGGGGGAGGGGTGAGATGA